A genomic segment from Flavobacterium sp. 9R encodes:
- a CDS encoding prolyl oligopeptidase family protein, with translation MIISSSLLSFGQSAIKYPATKKIDKVDVYFGNSIPDPFRWLEDDRSAETAEWVKEQNKVTFDYLAAIPFRNTIKARMEKLWNYEKVSAPFKEGDYTYYYKNNGLQNQSVMYRKDAKGTEELFLDPNTFSKDATTSLDGVSFSKDGSLVAYSISEAGSDWRKVIFIDAKTKQSIGEPLVDVKFSGLSWKGNEGIFYSSYEKPKGSELSAKTDQHRLFFHKLGTKQAEDAILFGDQEKRRYVGGYVSDDNRYLFISAANSTSGNELYLKDLSVSNSPIVAIHKGFEYDVDVLDNVGTTLFIVTNLKAPNKRIVTVDVANPGVENWKDLIPETEQVLNPSTGSGYIFANYMKDAVSVVKQFDYKGKLIRTIALPGVGTASGFGGKAKDKELYFSFTNYVTPGTTYTFFPESGKSSVYVKPKVDFVSENYESKQVFFTSKDGTKVPMIITHKKGLQLNGKNPTILYGYGGFNVSLTPSFSIANAVWLEMGGIYAVANMRGGGEYGKKWHDAGTKMQKQNVFDDFIAAGEYLISQKYTSSDFLAIRGGSNGGLLVGAVMTQRPDLMKVALPAVGVLDMLRYHTFTAGAGWAYDYGTAEDSKEMFAYLKGYSPVHNVKSGVKYPATLVTTGDHDDRVVPAHSFKFAAELQEKQTGSNPVLIRIETNAGHGAGKPVSKTIEEAADIQAFTLFNMGFKSIPK, from the coding sequence ATGATTATTTCTTCTTCTTTGCTTTCGTTTGGGCAATCCGCGATAAAGTATCCTGCCACTAAAAAGATTGACAAAGTAGATGTGTATTTTGGTAATTCTATTCCAGACCCTTTTAGATGGTTGGAAGATGACCGTTCAGCCGAGACTGCCGAATGGGTAAAAGAGCAAAACAAAGTTACCTTTGATTATTTAGCAGCGATTCCGTTTCGAAATACAATCAAAGCACGTATGGAAAAACTTTGGAATTACGAAAAAGTTTCAGCGCCTTTTAAAGAAGGAGACTATACGTACTATTATAAAAATAATGGATTGCAAAATCAATCGGTTATGTATAGAAAAGACGCTAAAGGGACTGAAGAGTTGTTTTTAGACCCAAATACCTTTTCTAAAGATGCCACAACTTCATTGGATGGTGTGAGTTTTTCTAAAGACGGTTCTTTAGTGGCTTATTCTATCTCAGAAGCGGGAAGTGATTGGAGAAAAGTAATTTTTATTGATGCCAAAACGAAACAGAGTATCGGTGAACCTTTGGTTGATGTAAAGTTTAGTGGTTTATCTTGGAAAGGGAATGAAGGGATTTTTTATTCTAGTTATGAAAAACCTAAAGGAAGTGAACTTTCGGCTAAAACGGATCAACACCGTTTATTCTTTCACAAGCTTGGAACCAAACAAGCCGAGGATGCTATACTATTTGGTGATCAAGAAAAACGCAGATATGTTGGTGGCTATGTGTCGGATGATAATCGTTATCTGTTTATTTCTGCCGCAAATTCTACTTCAGGAAATGAATTATACTTAAAAGATTTATCTGTTTCAAATAGCCCTATTGTGGCCATTCATAAAGGATTTGAGTATGATGTTGATGTTTTGGATAATGTTGGTACTACACTTTTTATAGTGACAAATTTAAAAGCGCCTAACAAAAGGATTGTTACTGTTGATGTAGCGAATCCAGGTGTTGAAAATTGGAAAGATTTGATTCCAGAAACTGAGCAAGTATTGAATCCATCGACAGGTTCAGGGTATATTTTTGCTAATTATATGAAAGATGCTGTTTCTGTGGTGAAACAATTTGATTATAAAGGAAAATTAATCCGCACCATTGCCTTACCTGGTGTTGGAACTGCTTCAGGTTTTGGTGGAAAAGCCAAAGATAAAGAGTTGTATTTTTCATTTACTAACTATGTAACTCCGGGTACTACTTATACCTTCTTCCCTGAAAGTGGTAAGTCGTCTGTTTATGTTAAGCCTAAAGTTGATTTTGTTTCCGAAAATTATGAGTCTAAACAAGTATTTTTTACGTCAAAAGACGGAACCAAAGTACCGATGATTATCACACATAAGAAAGGATTGCAATTAAACGGAAAGAATCCAACTATTTTGTACGGTTATGGTGGGTTTAATGTGAGTTTAACACCAAGTTTTAGTATTGCTAATGCGGTTTGGTTAGAAATGGGTGGAATTTATGCAGTAGCGAATATGCGTGGAGGCGGAGAATACGGTAAGAAATGGCACGACGCTGGAACCAAAATGCAAAAACAAAATGTATTTGATGATTTCATTGCAGCGGGTGAGTATTTAATTTCTCAAAAATATACTTCTTCTGATTTCTTAGCAATTCGTGGTGGTTCTAACGGTGGTTTATTGGTTGGCGCTGTGATGACACAAAGACCTGACTTGATGAAGGTTGCACTTCCGGCAGTAGGTGTTTTGGATATGTTGCGTTACCATACGTTTACTGCTGGTGCAGGTTGGGCGTACGACTATGGTACAGCTGAAGATTCTAAAGAAATGTTTGCCTATTTAAAAGGCTATTCACCAGTGCATAATGTTAAGTCTGGGGTGAAGTATCCTGCTACATTAGTAACGACCGGAGATCATGACGATAGAGTTGTGCCAGCTCATAGTTTTAAGTTTGCGGCCGAATTGCAAGAAAAGCAAACAGGCAGTAATCCTGTTTTAATTCGAATTGAGACCAATGCAGGACACGGTGCTGGAAAACCAGTTTCTAAGACAATTGAAGAAGCTGCCGATATTCAGGCGTTTACTTTGTTCAATATGGGATTTAAATCCATTCCTAAATAA
- a CDS encoding acyloxyacyl hydrolase, with amino-acid sequence MRLFISFLFLLCSNFIWCQSIKDSWKVGFSYGTGNAIKNTDYTYTNSSYKVLFYKKWRTYKGIDFSFFFGPEYNHASHQLLNFYFVKPETPNYEAKRDAFMQLKTINEGVLQLGMTVQKKIGKRSAIYVLGSISPMLTDTETERLSKGFAFCDILALGYALDLKYFALDVRPSFRHTSNAGLNTSNAGFNTKNIELGIVFPL; translated from the coding sequence ATGCGATTATTTATTTCTTTTTTATTCCTCCTTTGTAGTAATTTTATATGGTGTCAATCGATTAAGGATAGCTGGAAAGTAGGTTTTTCTTATGGAACAGGAAATGCTATTAAAAACACCGATTATACCTATACCAATTCCAGTTATAAAGTGTTGTTTTATAAAAAATGGCGGACTTACAAGGGAATTGATTTTTCTTTTTTCTTTGGCCCAGAATACAATCACGCCTCTCATCAATTGCTAAATTTTTATTTTGTAAAGCCAGAAACACCAAATTATGAGGCCAAACGGGACGCTTTTATGCAATTAAAAACCATTAATGAAGGTGTTTTGCAATTAGGAATGACGGTTCAAAAAAAGATTGGTAAACGAAGTGCCATTTACGTTTTAGGAAGCATAAGTCCTATGCTTACGGATACAGAAACTGAACGATTGTCAAAAGGATTTGCTTTTTGTGACATTCTAGCACTAGGGTATGCTTTAGATTTAAAGTATTTTGCATTGGATGTACGACCTAGTTTTCGACACACTTCCAATGCAGGTTTGAATACATCCAACGCTGGCTTTAATACTAAAAATATAGAACTAGGGATTGTTTTTCCACTATAA
- the lgt gene encoding prolipoprotein diacylglyceryl transferase, producing MTHALNLVWNPSEGLDLGFFMIRYYSLMFVVAFGLGWYIMKHIFEREGESIDKLDSLFIWTVLATLIGARLGHVFFYDWEYYRNHIVEIALPIRENANGNLLGFINGWEFTGFTGLASHGAAISIVIAMYFYSKNILKRPQLWILDRVVIPVASGAIFVRLGNFFNSEIIGKETSSSFGIRFLRDQFSPRDVVNATGITNPNEAYTAIATDPKFADLLAQVPVKHPTQLYEAFCYIFVFTILFFLYWKTEARKKSGFLFGLFLVLLFTVRIIVESVKESQGGFESDLGNILSTGQWLSIPFILIGLFFVFRAKKEA from the coding sequence ATGACACACGCTTTAAACTTGGTTTGGAATCCATCTGAAGGATTAGATTTAGGCTTTTTTATGATTCGATATTACAGTCTAATGTTTGTAGTAGCTTTTGGATTGGGTTGGTACATAATGAAACATATTTTTGAACGCGAAGGAGAATCGATAGACAAATTGGATTCGCTTTTTATTTGGACCGTCTTAGCTACGTTGATTGGAGCGCGATTGGGTCATGTTTTCTTTTATGATTGGGAATATTATCGCAATCATATCGTTGAAATTGCACTTCCAATTCGTGAAAATGCCAATGGCAACCTTTTGGGTTTCATCAATGGTTGGGAATTTACTGGTTTTACAGGTTTAGCGAGTCATGGTGCTGCTATTTCTATCGTAATTGCTATGTATTTCTACAGCAAAAACATATTGAAACGTCCACAATTATGGATTTTGGATCGCGTAGTTATTCCTGTGGCAAGCGGCGCTATTTTTGTGCGTTTGGGTAATTTTTTCAATTCCGAAATCATAGGGAAAGAAACCTCTTCTTCTTTTGGAATTCGCTTTTTGAGGGATCAATTTAGTCCAAGAGATGTTGTAAATGCTACTGGAATTACAAACCCAAACGAAGCGTATACTGCGATTGCAACTGATCCAAAGTTTGCTGATTTACTGGCTCAAGTTCCTGTTAAACATCCAACTCAGTTGTATGAGGCATTTTGTTACATCTTCGTTTTTACTATTTTGTTTTTCTTATATTGGAAAACAGAGGCAAGAAAGAAATCAGGCTTTTTGTTTGGATTGTTTCTAGTACTTTTATTTACGGTTCGTATCATTGTTGAGTCGGTAAAAGAAAGTCAAGGTGGTTTTGAAAGTGATTTAGGCAACATCCTTTCTACCGGACAATGGTTGAGTATTCCTTTTATCCTTATTGGTTTGTTTTTTGTTTTTAGAGCCAAAAAAGAAGCTTAA
- the yidD gene encoding membrane protein insertion efficiency factor YidD: MLNKIFTYPLILLVRFYQGAISPFTPAACRYEPTCSSYMIEALQKHGFLFGTYLGLKRILSCHPWGGKGYDPVPEKKCTHK, translated from the coding sequence ATGTTAAATAAAATTTTTACCTACCCATTAATTCTTTTGGTACGCTTTTATCAAGGAGCCATCTCCCCTTTTACACCAGCCGCCTGCAGGTACGAGCCCACTTGCTCGAGCTATATGATAGAAGCATTGCAGAAACACGGCTTTTTGTTTGGTACTTATTTAGGATTGAAACGCATTTTGAGCTGTCATCCTTGGGGAGGAAAAGGATACGACCCTGTTCCTGAAAAAAAATGCACACACAAATAG
- the cysS gene encoding cysteine--tRNA ligase, translating to MPLYNHQPLKIYNSLSGEKESFVPVHEGNVGMYVCGPTVYSNVHLGNVRTFMSFDVIFRYLLHLEYKVRYVRNITDVGHIVDDVDEGEDKIAKKARLEQLEPMEVVQRYTVDFHRILSAFNFLPPSIEPTATGHIIEQIEIIKKIIDNGFAYEANGSIYFDVVKFNEDHHYGILSGRNIEDMLANTRDLDGQSDKRNPQDFALWKKAEPQHIMRWPSPWSDGFPGWHLECTAMSTKYLGNHFDIHGGGMDLKFPHHECEIAQNEACTGHTPVNYWMHANMLTLNGKKMAKSTGNNILPGEILTGENTILSKPFSASVTRFFMLQAHYRSILDFSDDAIVAAEKGYKRLMEALSLLKDLPTSAQSSVAIEDWKQLCYDAMNDDFNTPILIAHLFEGVRYINVIKDGKETITAEDLATFTTAIEAFVFEVLGLENEKIADSSNDKLEGTIQLLIEMRKQARENKNFALSDQIRDQLLALGIQLKDGKEGTTFSI from the coding sequence ATGCCTTTATACAACCATCAACCCCTCAAAATATACAATTCTCTATCTGGAGAAAAAGAATCATTTGTACCCGTTCACGAAGGAAATGTAGGAATGTATGTTTGTGGTCCAACGGTGTACAGTAATGTACATTTAGGGAATGTGAGAACTTTTATGTCATTTGATGTAATATTCAGGTATTTATTGCATTTAGAATACAAAGTTCGCTATGTGCGTAACATTACCGATGTAGGTCATATCGTGGATGATGTAGATGAAGGAGAAGATAAAATTGCTAAAAAAGCGAGATTAGAACAATTGGAACCGATGGAAGTCGTTCAACGTTATACTGTTGATTTCCATCGTATTTTGAGCGCCTTTAATTTTTTACCTCCGAGTATTGAACCTACAGCTACTGGACATATCATTGAGCAAATTGAAATTATCAAAAAAATAATAGACAATGGTTTTGCATATGAAGCCAATGGTTCTATTTATTTTGATGTGGTAAAATTTAATGAAGACCATCATTACGGAATTTTGAGTGGCAGAAACATTGAAGATATGTTGGCTAATACTCGAGATTTAGACGGTCAATCCGACAAACGAAATCCTCAAGATTTTGCTTTATGGAAAAAAGCGGAGCCGCAACATATTATGCGTTGGCCTTCGCCGTGGAGTGATGGATTCCCAGGTTGGCACTTAGAGTGTACCGCTATGAGTACTAAATACTTGGGCAATCATTTTGACATTCACGGTGGTGGAATGGATTTGAAATTCCCACATCACGAATGTGAAATTGCTCAAAATGAAGCTTGCACAGGACACACACCTGTGAATTATTGGATGCACGCTAATATGCTTACTTTAAACGGTAAAAAAATGGCAAAATCGACTGGGAATAATATTTTGCCAGGAGAAATTTTGACGGGAGAGAACACCATTTTAAGTAAACCTTTCTCTGCTTCAGTTACCCGTTTCTTTATGCTACAGGCGCATTATAGAAGTATTCTTGATTTTTCGGATGATGCTATTGTGGCTGCCGAAAAAGGATACAAACGATTAATGGAAGCTCTTTCGTTATTGAAAGACTTACCTACAAGCGCTCAATCGTCTGTTGCCATTGAAGATTGGAAACAATTGTGTTATGATGCGATGAATGATGATTTTAATACACCAATTTTGATTGCACATTTGTTTGAGGGCGTTCGTTATATTAATGTTATCAAAGACGGCAAAGAAACTATAACAGCAGAAGATTTGGCAACATTTACGACTGCTATAGAAGCGTTTGTGTTTGAAGTTTTGGGTCTTGAAAATGAAAAAATTGCCGATAGCAGTAACGATAAATTAGAAGGCACCATTCAGTTATTGATTGAAATGAGAAAGCAAGCCAGAGAAAACAAGAACTTTGCGCTTTCTGACCAAATTAGAGACCAATTATTGGCCTTGGGTATTCAATTGAAGGACGGGAAAGAAGGAACTACTTTTAGTATCTAA
- the folE gene encoding GTP cyclohydrolase I FolE: MTNNEEFHDEIGNNHISTNANNPIREDAFAISDEEKIERIKKDVENMLLTLGMDLTDDSLKGTPNRVAKMFVKEIFGGLNPNKKPKASTFDNNYKYGEMLVEKNITLYSTCEHHLLPIIGRAHVAYISKGTVIGLSKMNRIVEYYAKRPQVQERLTMQIVQELQRALGTEDVACVIDAKHLCVNSRGIKDIESSTVTSEFGGKFKEAQTRREFLDYIKLETKF; encoded by the coding sequence ATGACAAATAACGAAGAATTCCACGACGAAATAGGAAATAATCATATTAGTACCAACGCTAATAATCCGATAAGAGAAGATGCTTTTGCTATTTCGGATGAAGAAAAAATTGAACGCATCAAGAAAGATGTAGAAAATATGTTGCTTACTTTGGGTATGGATTTAACAGATGACAGCTTAAAAGGCACTCCAAATCGTGTAGCAAAAATGTTTGTGAAAGAAATTTTTGGAGGTTTGAATCCAAATAAAAAACCAAAAGCCTCAACCTTTGACAATAACTACAAATATGGTGAGATGTTGGTTGAAAAAAACATCACCTTGTATTCTACCTGTGAACATCATTTATTACCCATTATAGGAAGAGCACACGTGGCTTATATTTCTAAAGGAACTGTAATTGGCTTGTCTAAAATGAATAGAATTGTTGAATATTATGCAAAAAGACCTCAAGTACAAGAGCGTTTGACGATGCAAATTGTTCAAGAACTTCAAAGAGCATTAGGAACAGAAGATGTAGCTTGTGTAATAGATGCCAAACATCTTTGCGTGAATTCTAGAGGAATAAAAGATATCGAAAGTAGTACGGTAACCTCTGAATTTGGCGGAAAATTCAAAGAAGCTCAAACTAGAAGAGAATTCTTGGATTACATCAAACTAGAAACAAAATTCTAA
- a CDS encoding pyridoxal phosphate-dependent aminotransferase, with protein MPSISIRGKKMPESPIRKLAPFADLAKSKGRKVYHLNIGQPDIKSPELAIEAIKNIQLDIIEYGPSAGYESYRKKLAKFYQNQNVSVATEDIMITTGGSEALLFALGSIMDPEDEIIIPEPFYANYSAFSAESSARVVPVISNIESGFTLPTIEEFEKAITSKTKAILICNPNNPTGYLYSESEINQLGALVKKYDLFLIADEVYREFIYDEKDQHFSVMNLKGIEQNVIMIDSVSKRYSMCGARIGCLVTKNKEVIAASMKFAQARLCPPTIEQIACEAAIDTPKSYFDEVIVEYKERRDILINELNKIDGVLVKSPKAAFYCIAQLPIDNADDFAQWLLETYEFNGETVMVAPAAGFYSTPGVGLNQVRIAYVLSKEELIKAVHILKEAIKEYNQRS; from the coding sequence TTCAATCAGAGGTAAAAAAATGCCTGAATCGCCAATTCGAAAATTAGCCCCTTTTGCAGATTTGGCTAAATCAAAAGGACGTAAAGTCTATCATTTAAACATTGGTCAACCCGATATAAAAAGCCCCGAACTAGCAATTGAAGCTATCAAAAATATACAACTAGATATTATTGAATACGGACCATCTGCTGGTTATGAAAGTTATAGAAAAAAACTAGCCAAATTTTATCAAAATCAAAATGTTTCAGTAGCGACTGAGGACATTATGATTACAACAGGAGGTTCAGAAGCTTTGCTTTTTGCCTTAGGAAGCATTATGGACCCCGAAGATGAAATAATTATCCCTGAACCTTTTTATGCTAATTACAGTGCTTTTTCAGCTGAGTCAAGCGCACGCGTTGTTCCAGTAATTTCCAACATTGAAAGTGGTTTTACTCTTCCAACTATTGAAGAATTTGAAAAAGCTATTACCAGTAAAACGAAGGCAATATTAATATGCAACCCGAATAATCCAACTGGTTATCTCTACTCCGAATCTGAAATAAATCAGCTTGGTGCATTGGTTAAAAAATATGACCTCTTCCTTATTGCTGACGAAGTATATCGCGAATTTATTTACGACGAGAAAGACCAACATTTCTCCGTAATGAACCTAAAAGGAATTGAACAAAATGTCATTATGATTGATTCAGTTTCCAAAAGATACAGTATGTGTGGCGCTAGAATAGGCTGCTTGGTAACCAAAAACAAAGAAGTTATTGCCGCTTCAATGAAGTTTGCACAAGCCCGTTTGTGTCCACCTACAATTGAACAAATTGCCTGTGAAGCTGCTATAGACACGCCAAAAAGTTATTTTGACGAAGTAATTGTAGAGTACAAAGAAAGAAGAGACATTTTAATCAATGAACTTAACAAAATTGATGGAGTACTAGTAAAAAGTCCAAAAGCAGCTTTTTATTGTATCGCTCAACTCCCAATAGACAATGCCGACGATTTTGCACAATGGCTTTTAGAAACCTATGAATTTAATGGAGAAACAGTTATGGTAGCGCCTGCTGCTGGTTTTTATTCTACTCCCGGTGTGGGCTTAAATCAAGTTCGCATTGCTTATGTTTTAAGTAAAGAAGAGCTCATAAAAGCGGTTCACATTCTAAAAGAAGCAATAAAAGAATACAACCAACGTTCTTAG